In one Sander lucioperca isolate FBNREF2018 chromosome 7, SLUC_FBN_1.2, whole genome shotgun sequence genomic region, the following are encoded:
- the LOC116036342 gene encoding zinc finger and SCAN domain-containing protein 12-like isoform X3: MSKVQMLRAFVNQRLTAAAEEIFWLFERTIAEYEEELEFSSKDNHRQQKLLDAVLNPEVQLHRADVQQLSVVKAEVPPEQQEWSSSLDQEDPEPPPHIKEEQEELWTSQEGEQLQGLEEADIKFMLTSVPVKSEEDDEEKAQSSQLHESQTEENREAERTEADGEDCGGPEPASNSDPDSPLQPATHDKTSDSSVSQTDDSGDWEETREPQSGLNPLKNNEVAVSDVECNTGNTSVSSSECAGSFGHKKPLQKHSGVQTGGKTHCCSVCGKRYLLKNSLKGYFTAGKMNMY; the protein is encoded by the exons ATGTCTAAAGTCCAAATGCTGAGAGCTTTTGTGAACCAGCGACTAACTgcggctgctgaagagatatttTGGCTGTTTGAGAGAACGATAGCAGAGTACGAGGAGGAACTTGAGTTCAGTTCAAAAGACAATCACCGACAACAGAAACTACTGGATGCTGTTTTAAACCCTGAAGTCCagttacacagagcag ACGTCCAGCAGCTGTCGGTGGTTAAAGcagaggttccccctgagcagcaggagtggagctccagtctggaccaggaggacccagagccccccccacacattaaagaggaacaggaggaactctggaccagtcaggagggagagcagcttcaagggctggaggaggctgatatcaagtTCATGTTAActtctgtccctgtgaagagtgaagaagatgatgaagagaaagctcagtcctcacagcttcatgaAAGCCAAACTGAGgagaacagagaggcagagagaacagaagctgatggagaggactgtggaggaccagaaccagccagtaACTCCGATCCAGATAGTCCTTTACAACCAGCTACTCATGACAAGACTTCAGACTCCTCTGTATCTCAGACTGATGACAGTGGTGACTGGGAGGAGACTAGGGAACCTCAGTCAGGTTTAAACCCTCTGAAAAACAATGAAGTAGCTGTAAGTGATGTGGAATGTAATACTGGAAACACATCAGTTAGCTCCTCTGAATGTGCTGGAAGCTTTGGCCACAAGAAACCTCTGCAGAAACACTCTGGAGTCCAAACAGGAGGGAAAACACATTGTTGCTCAGTTTGTGGTAAAAGATACCTTCTGAAGAActccttaaagggatatttcaccgcaggaaagatgaatatgtattaa
- the LOC116036342 gene encoding uncharacterized protein LOC116036342 isoform X2, whose amino-acid sequence MSKVQIMRAFVNQRLTAAAEEIFGLFERTITEYEEELEFSLKENHRQQKLLDAVLNPEVRLHRADIQQLSVVKAEVPPEQQEWSSSLDQEDPEPPPHIKEEQEELWTSQEGEQLQGLEEADIKFPLTSVPVKSEEDDEEKAQSSQLHGSQTEENREAERTEADGDDCGGPEPARNSDPDSPLQPATHDKTADYSESESDDSGDWEETREPQSGLNPLKNNEVAVSDVECNTGNTSVSSSECAGSFGHKKPLQKHSGVQTGGKGGKTHCCSVCGKRYLLKNSLKGYFTAGKMNMY is encoded by the exons ATGTCTAAAGTCCAAATAATGAGAGCTTTTGTGAACCAGCGACTAACTgcggctgctgaagagatatttgggctgtttgaaagaACGATAACAGAGTACGAGGAGGAACTTGAGTTCAGTTTAAAAGAGAATCACCGACAACAGAAACTACTGGACGCTGTTTTAAACCCTGAAGtccggttacacagagcag ACATCCAGCAGCTGTCGGTGGTTAAAGcagaggttccccctgagcagcaggagtggagctccagtctggaccaggaggacccagagccccccccacacattaaagaggaacaggaggaactctggaccagtcaggagggagagcagcttcaagggctggaggaggctgatatcaagtTCCCGTTAActtctgtccctgtgaagagtgaagaagatgatgaagagaaagctcagtcctcacagcttcatggAAGCCAAACTGAGgagaacagagaggcagagagaacagaagctgatggagacgactgtggaggaccagaaccagccaggaactcagaTCCAGATAGTCCTTTACAACCAGCTACTCATGACAAGACTGCAGACTActctgaatctgaatctgatgACAGTGGTGACTGGGAGGAGACGAGGGAACCTCAGTCAGGTTTAAACCCTCTGAAAAACAATGAAGTAGCTGTAAGTGATGTGGAATGTAATACTGGAAACACATCAGTTAGCTCCTCTGAATGTGCTGGAAGCTTTGGCCACAAGAAACCTCTGCAGAAACACTCTGGAGTCCAAACAGGAGGGAA AGGAGGGAAAACACATTGTTGCTCAGTTTGTGGTAAAAGATACCTTCTGAAGAActccttaaagggatatttcaccgcaggaaagatgaatatgtattaa
- the LOC116036342 gene encoding zinc finger protein 135-like isoform X1 — protein MSKVQIMRAFVNQRLTAAAEEIFGLFERTITEYEEELEFSLKENHRQQKLLDAVLNPEVRLHRADIQQLSVVKAEVPPEQQEWSSSLDQEDPEPPPHIKEEQEELWTSQEGEQLQGLEEADIKFPLTSVPVKSEEDDEEKAQSSQLHGSQTEENREAERTEADGDDCGGPEPARNSDPDSPLQPATHDKTADYSESESDDSGDWEETREPQSGLNPLKNNEVAVSDVECNTGNTSVSSSECAGSFGHKKPLQKHSGVQTGGKPFSCSVCGKSFSLKKTLTNHMRLHSEEKRFTCSVCKSHFSFNSELIRHMRIHTGEKPFSCMFCSKSFAHKQHLKRHLVVHTGEKSFTCLFCSKRFARSETLKQHVHVHTGEK, from the exons ATGTCTAAAGTCCAAATAATGAGAGCTTTTGTGAACCAGCGACTAACTgcggctgctgaagagatatttgggctgtttgaaagaACGATAACAGAGTACGAGGAGGAACTTGAGTTCAGTTTAAAAGAGAATCACCGACAACAGAAACTACTGGACGCTGTTTTAAACCCTGAAGtccggttacacagagcag ACATCCAGCAGCTGTCGGTGGTTAAAGcagaggttccccctgagcagcaggagtggagctccagtctggaccaggaggacccagagccccccccacacattaaagaggaacaggaggaactctggaccagtcaggagggagagcagcttcaagggctggaggaggctgatatcaagtTCCCGTTAActtctgtccctgtgaagagtgaagaagatgatgaagagaaagctcagtcctcacagcttcatggAAGCCAAACTGAGgagaacagagaggcagagagaacagaagctgatggagacgactgtggaggaccagaaccagccaggaactcagaTCCAGATAGTCCTTTACAACCAGCTACTCATGACAAGACTGCAGACTActctgaatctgaatctgatgACAGTGGTGACTGGGAGGAGACGAGGGAACCTCAGTCAGGTTTAAACCCTCTGAAAAACAATGAAGTAGCTGTAAGTGATGTGGAATGTAATACTGGAAACACATCAGTTAGCTCCTCTGAATGTGCTGGAAGCTTTGGCCACAAGAAACCTCTGCAGAAACACTCTGGAGTCCAAACAGGAGGGAAACCATTTAGTTGTTCAGTTTGTGGTAAAAGCTTCTCGCTGAAGAAGACCTTAACGAATCACATGAGACTTCATTCAGAAGAAAAACGTTTCacctgctcagtttgtaaatCACATTTCTCTTTCAATAGCGAATTGATtagacacatgagaatccacacaggggAAAAACCAtttagttgtatgttttgtagtAAAAGTTTTGCACACAAGCAACATCTGAAACGTCACTTGGTCGTCCACACAGGGGAGAAATCGtttacttgtttgttttgtagtAAAAGATTTGCAAGATCTGAAACTCTGAAACAACACGTGCACGTCCACACAGGGGAGAAATAA